From Numenius arquata chromosome 4, bNumArq3.hap1.1, whole genome shotgun sequence, a single genomic window includes:
- the LOC141463844 gene encoding DGAT1/2-independent enzyme synthesizing storage lipids-like gives MIGGNESCTAGPIPMSYLTCLTYILGEWTGVEHIEDYLSYAVYLLWVLFPLAIVLLLPGVLVILFYTSILLLHIYKRKNELKEAYYNDVWEGARQMLATLWDGHGRIWHGYELHGVKNIPEGPGLIVFYHGATPADYVYFMARLLIQWKRYCHVVADHFVFRLPGFKILLDVHGVLHGPREECVTALKKGYLLAIAPGGVREALFSDEMYTIIWGDRKGFAQVAIDAKVPIIPMFTQNVREGVRTLGGIKIFRSLYERIRLPIVPLYGGFPVKLRTFIGEPIPYDPNVTAEELTAKTKAAVQALIDKHQKIPGNIFRALMERFQTQKKED, from the exons ATGATAGGTGGAAATGAATCCTGTACTGCAGGACCGATACCTATGTCCTACCTAACCTGCCTGACTTACATTCTGGGAGAATGGACTGGCGTGGAGCATATTGAAGATTACCTGAGTTACGCAGTCTACCTTTTATGGGTGCTTTTTCCACTCGCAATAGTTTTGCTGCTTCCGGGAGTTCTCGTCATCCTCTTCTACACTTCCATTCTCCTTCTTCATATTTATAAAAGGAAGAATGAACTAAAAGAAGCTTATTACAATGATGTTTGGGAGGGTGCAAGACAGATGTTGGCTACCCTATGGGATGGACATGGAAGAATATGGCATG GTTACGAACTTCATGGTGTCAAAAATATTCCTGAAGGACCAGGGCTTATTGTGTTTTATCATGGAGCTACTCCTGCTGACTACGTCTATTTTATGGCTAGACTTCTTATACAGTGGAAGAGATACTGCCACGTAGTAGCTGATCATTTCGTCTTTAGATTACCAG gttttaaaatattacttgatGTACATGGAGTTCTGCATGGACCAAGAGAAGAATGTGTTACTGCTCTGAAGAAGGGCTATCTGCTGGCCATTGCCCCAGGTGGAGTTCGGGAAGCACTCTTTAGTGATGAAATGTATACTATTATCTGGGGTGATCGGAAGGGCTTTGCTCAGGTGGCCATTGATGCAAAAGTG ccCATCATTCCTATGTTTACACAAAATGTTCGAGAAGGCGTTAGGACATTAGGAGGAATAA aaATATTTAGGTCACTATATGAACGTATTAGACTGCCAATAGTTCCTTTGTACGGTGGGTTTCCAGTCAAGCTTCGTACTTTTATTGGAGAACCCATTCCATACGATCCAAATGTAACTGCTGAGGAACTTACTGCAAAG ACAAAAGCAGCAGTCCAAGCTCTAATAGACAAACATCAGAAAATACCAGGAAATATATTTAGGGCTTTAATGGAACGAtttcaaacacaaaagaaagaagattAA